CGCTCCTCGCAAGGGTGCGCGAACTCGGCACACCCTTGCCGGACGACTCCCTGGAGCCGTCCGAGCTGATCCTGCCGTCGCCCGACGCGACCCTCGAAGAGGTCCGCGCCATGCTCAGCGACGACGGTCTGATCCCCGGCTGACAACCGGCAGCTCCAGCAGCCACGCCACTGTGCCCCGTGACCGGCCCCCGCCGGTCACGGGGCACAGTGGCGTGCGGGCCGCACCGGCTCTCGGGCCGCGCGGCCCGAATTCCTCGCGACACGCCGTAACGTAGCTTGACGTGACCACCCTCGGAACCGGGGTTCTGCGCATCCGGAACTGGCTGCGCGACCATCCCCTCGCGCTGGACGGCGCGCTCGCCCTGGCCGTGTTCGTGGCCATGTTCATCGGATCGTTCGCCGATCCGAACGCGCACAACGGGCCCACCTTCGGCACCCGCACGCCCGCCGCCGGCAGCGTGTTCCTGATGGCGCTGGGCGCCCTCACCCTGGTCTGGCGGCGCCGCAGGCCGATGGCCGTGCTCGCCGCCACCGGTGCGCTGGCCGTGATCGAGCTGTTGACCGCGGACCCGCCGGCCCCCGTGGTGATGAGCACCGTCATCGCGCTCTACACCGTCGCCGCCCGTACCGACCGGCCGACGACATGGCGGGTCGGGCTGCTCACCATGGCCGTGCTCACCGCGGCCGCGATGTTCTTCGGCTCGGCCCCCTGGTACAGCCAGGAGAATCTCGGGATCTTCGCCTGGACCGGGATGGCGGGCGCGGCGGGGGACGCGGTCCGCTCCCGGCGGGCGTTCGTCGACGCGATCAGGGAACGCGCCGAACGGGCCGAACGCACCCGCGAGGAGGAGGCCCGGCGCCGGGTGGCCGAGGAGCGGCTGCGGATCGCCCGCGACCTGCACGATGTCGTCGCCCACCACATCGCCCTGGTCAACGTCCAGGCCGGGGTCGCGGCCCACGTGATGGACAAGCGCCCCGACCAGGCCAAGGAGGCACTCGCCCACGTCCGGGAGGCGAGCCGCTCCGCGCTCAACGAACTGCGGGCCACCGTCGGACTGCTGCGCCAGTCCGGCGACCCGACGGCGCCGACCGAACCGGCCCCGGGCCTCGCCGTACTCGACCAGCTCGTCGCGACCGTGCGACAGGCCGGGCTGCCCGTCGAGGTGGCCTGCGCGGCGAAGGAGGACCCGCCGCTGCCCGCCGCCGTCGACCTGGCCGCGTACCGGGTGATCCAGGAGGCGCTGACCAATGTCCGCAAGCACGCGGGTCCCGGGGCGAAGGCCGAGGTCAGCGTCGTACGGGTCGGGGCCACGGCCGAGGTCATGGTGCTGGACAACGGGCGCGGAACGGCCGACCGCGGCGGCGGCGACGACGTCGTGGGCGGCGGCCACGGCCTCCTGGGCATGCGGGAACGGGTCACCGCCCTGGGCGGCACCCTCACCGCCGGACCCCGTTACGGCGGCGGATTCAGGGTTCATGCGATCCTGCCCGTCAACGCCCGTGCGCAGGAGCCGGACCATCCGGGTGCGGCGGGCCGGACGGGGGAGAACGTATGACAGCGGCCATCAAGGTCCTGCTCGTCGACGACCAGGCGCTGTTGCGCAGCGCGTTCCGCGTCCTGGTCGACTCGGAGCCCGACATGCAGGTGGTCGGCGAGGCCGCGGACGGGGCGCAGGCCGTGGAACTGGCCCGCTCGACCCGCGCCGACGTGGTGCTGATGGACATCCGGATGCCCGGTACGGACGGGCTCACCGCGACCCGGATGATCAGCGCCGATCCGGAACTCGCGGACGTACGCGTGGTCATGCTCACCACCTTCGAGGTGGATGAGTACGTGGTGCAGTCACTGCGGGCCGGCGCCTCGGGCTTCCTCGGAAAGGGGGCCGAACCGGAGGAACTCCTCAACGCCATCCGGATCGCCGCGGCCGGCGAGGCGTTGCTCTCACCGGTCGCGACCAAGGGCCTGATCGCCACGTTCCTCGCACAGGGCGGCAGTTCGGCCGACGGAGGGCCGGGAGCCGCCGAGTACTCCGCGCGCCTGGAGGCCCTGACCACTCGGGAGCGCGAGGTGCTGGTCCTGGTCGCGGGCGGGCTGTCCAACGACGAGATCGCCGAGCGCCTCGTGGTCAGCCCGCTCACCGTGAAGACCCATGTGAACCGGGCGATGGCGAAGCTGGGGGCCCGGGACCGGGCCCAACTGGTCGTCATTGCGTACGAATCGGGCCTGGTGCGTCCACGGGTGGAGTGAGGGTGCAGCCGCGGCGTACTCCACCTGCGGTATGCGCGGCATAAGAAAGCGACCTGGGACCGACGCTTTCGGCCCCAGGCATGGGCGATCGTTATAGGTGGGCCGGGTCTGTCCCCGAGTTACCCGCCCACCTGCCGCGTAAGCCACAGAAGAGAGACCCACCCATGTCCTGGCTGTCCAGATTCAGCCTCGCGCAAAGGGCCCTGATCGGGCTGATCTCGATCGTCGCGCTCGTATTCGGAGCGATCGCGATCCCGCAGCTCAAGCAGCAGTTGCTGCCCACCATCGAACTGCCGATGGTGTCGGTGCTCGCCCCTTACCAGGGTGCGTCCCCCGATGTGGTCGAGAAGCAGGTCGTCGAACCGCTCGAGAATTCGATCAAGGCCGTCGACGGCGTCACCGGAATGACTTCGACCGCCAGCGAGGGCAACGCCGTCATCATGGCGACGTTCGACTTCGGCGACGAGGGAACCAAGCAGCTCGTCGCGGACATCCAGCAGGCGGTGAACCGCGCCCGCATCCAGCTGCCCGACGATGTGGACCCGCAGGTCATCGCCGGATCGACCGACGACATCCCGACCGTCGTCCTCGCCGTGACCTCCGACAAGGACCAGCAAGCGCTCGCCGACCAGCTGGACCGTACCGTCGTCCCCGCACTGGAGGACATCGACGGCGTCGGCCAGGTCACCGTCGACGGTGTGCAGGACCTTCAGGTCTCCATCACCCCCGACGACAAGAAGCTCGCGGCGGCCGGACTGAACGCGACCTCGCTCGCCCAGGCGCTCCAGGCCGGTGGCGCGACCGTCCCCGCGGGATCCTTCTCCGAGGCGGGCAAGAGCCGCACCGTCCAGGTCGGCGGCACGTTCACCACCCTGCAGCAGTTCGAGGACCTGCGGGTCACCGGGCAGAACCCGGCGACGGGCAAGCCCGGCAAGCCGGTCCGGCTCGGTGACATCGCGACGGTGAAGCAGGAGCCGTCCACGGCGGTCTCCATCACCCGTACGGACGGTAAGCCGAGCCTCGCCGTCATGGCGACGATGGACAAGGACGGCAGCGCCGTCGCCATCTCGGACGCTGTGAAGGACAAGCTCCCGGACCTGCGCAAGGACCTCGGCTCCGGCGCCGAGCTGACCGTCGTCTCCGATCAGGGCCCGGCCGTCTCCAAGGCGATCTCGGGTCTGACGACCGAGGGCGCGCTCGGCCTGCTCTTCGCGGTCATCGTGATCCTGGTCTTCCTGGCCTCGCTGCGCTCGACCCTGGTCACCGCGGTCTCGATCCCGCTCTCCGTGGTCCTCGCGCTGATCGTGCTCTGGACCCGTGACCTGTCGCTCAACATGCTCACCCTGGGCGCGCTGACCATTGCGATCGGCCGGGTCGTCGACGACTCGATCGTCGTCCTGGAGAACATCAAGCGCCACCTCGGCTACGGCGAGGAGCGCCAGTCGGCGATCACCACCGCGGTGAAGGAAGTGGCCGGCGCGGTCACCGCCTCGACCCTCACGACGGTCGCCGTCTTCCTGCCGATCGGTCTCGTCGGCGGCATGGTCGGCCAGCTCTTCGGTTCGTTCTCGCTGACCGTCACCGCGGCCCTGCTGGCCTCCCTGCTGGTCTCGCTGACCGTCGTCCCCGTCCTGTCGTACTGGTTCCTGCGCGCACCCAAGGGCAGCGCCGAGGACCCGGACAAGGCCCGTCGCGAGGCCGAGGAGAAGGAAGCCCGCAGTCGGCTCCAGCGGATCTACGTGCCGGTGCTGCGCTTCGCCACCCGTCGCCGCATCACCAGCGTCGTCATCGCCGTCGCCGTGCTGTTCGGCACCTTCGGCATGGTCCCGCTGCTGAAGACCAACTTCTTCGACCAGGGCGAGCAGGAAGTCCTGTCCATCAAGCAGGAGCTCACCCCGGGCACCAGCCTGGCGGCCGCCGACGCGGCGGCCCAGAAGGTCGAGAAGGTCCTCACCGGTGACGAGGGCGTCAAGGACTACCAGGTCACCGTCGGATCGTCAGGCTTCATGGCGGCCTTCGGCGGCGGCACGGGAGCCAACCAGGCCTCCTACCAGGTCACCCTGAAGGACTCCGCCGACTACGACGCCACCCAGGACCGCATCGACGAGGCCCTGGGCAAGCTCGACGGCATCGGCGACACCACCATCGCCGCGGGCGACGGCTTCGGCAGCCAGGACCTGAGCGTCGTGGTCAAGGCCGCCGACGCGGACACCCTGAAGAAGGCCTCCGAAGAGGTACGGGCCGAGGTGGCCAAGCTCAAGGACGTCACCGACGTCCAGAGCGACCTGGCGCAGAGCATCCCGCGCATCTCGGTCAAGGCCAACGCCAAGGCCGCTGATGCCGGTTACAGCCAGGCCACGCTGGGCGCGGCCGTCGCCGGTGCGGTGCAGGGCACTCCGTCCGGCAAGGCGATCATGGACGACACCGAGCGCGACGTCGTCATCAAGTCGGCCCACCCGGCCACCACGATGGAAGAGCTGAAGAACCTTCCGCTGGGAGCCGTCAAGCTCGGATCGATCGCCGAAGTGAAGCTGGTCCCCGGACCGGTCTCCATGACGCGGATCGACGGCCAGCGGGCCGCCACGATCACGGCCAAGCCCACCGGTGACAACACCGGTGCGGTCAGCGCCTCGCTCCAGACGAAGATCAACGACCTGGACCTCCCGGACGGCGCCACCGCCACCATCGGCGGTGTCTCCCAGGACCAGGACGACGCGTTCATGAAGCTGGGCCTGGCCATGCTGGCGGCCATCGCGATCGTCTTCATGCTGCTGGTCGCCACCTTCCGGTCGCTCATCCAGCCGCTGATCCTGCTGGTCTCCATCCCGTTCGCGGCGACGGGCGCCATCGGCCTGCTGCTCATCACCGGCACCCCGATGGGTGTCCCGGCGATGATCGGCATGCTGATGCTGATCGGCATCGTGGTGACCAACGCGATCGTGCTGATCGACCTGATCAACCAGTACCGCGCCCAGGGCATGGGCGTCGTCGAGGCCATCGTCGAGGGCGGCCGTCACCGGCTCCGCCCGATCCTGATGACGGCCCTGGCGACGATCTTCGCCCTCCTCCCGATGGCGCTCGGCGTCACCGGCGAGGGCGGCTTCATCTCGCAGCCGCTGGCCGTCGTGGTCATCGGCGGTCTGGTCACCTCGACGCTGCTGACGCTGCTCCTGGTGCCGACGCTGTACGCGATGGTGGAGCTCTTCAAGGAGCGCCGCGCGAAGAAGAAGGCCGCGAAGCGGGCCGGTAAGGCCGGCATTCCGGCCCCGGCCGCCTCGGAGGAGACCTCGTCCTCCGAGGAGCCGGAGCCTGCGAAGGCCTGACCGGGCAGACGGAAGGCCCCGGCACCGGAATCCGGTGCCGGGGCCTTCCCCTGTGCCTACGGCAGCGCCAGCATCCGCTCCAGCGCCAGCTTGGCGTACTTCTCCGTCTCCGGGTCGACCTCGATCCGGTTGACCAGGTTCCCCTCGGCCAGCGACTCCAGCGTCCACACCAGGTGCGGCAGGTCGATCCGGTTCATCGTCGAGCAGAAGCAGACCGTCTTGTCGAGGAAGACGATCTCCTTGTCCTCCGCGGCGAAACGGTTGGCCAGGCGGCGCACCAGGTTGAGCTCGGTGCCGATCGCCCACTTCGAGCCGGCCGGGGCCGCCTCCAGCGCCTTGATGATGTACTCCGTCGAGCCGACGTAGTCCGCGGCTGCCACGACCTCGTGCTTGCACTCCGGGTGCACCAGCACGTTGACGCCGGGTATGCGGGCCCGCACGTCGTTGACGGACTCCACCGAGAAGCGCCCGTGCACCGAGCAGTGCCCGCGCCACAGGATCATCTTCGCGTTGCGCAGCTCCTCGGCGGTCAGGCCGCCGTTGGGCTTGTGCGGGTTGTAGAGGACGCAGTCCTCCAGGGTCATCCCCATGTCCCGTACGGCCGTGTTGCGGCCCAGGTGCTGGTCCGGGAGGAAGAGGACCTTCTCGCCCTGCTCGAAGGCCCACTCCAGGGCCCGCTTCGCGTTCGACGAGGTGCAGATCGTGCCGCCGTGGCGGCCGGTGAAGGCCTTGATGTCGGCGGAGGAGTTCATGTACGAGACCGGCACGACCTGCTCGGCGACGCCCGCCTCGGTCAGCACGTCCCAGCACTCGGCGACCTGCTCGGCGGTGGCCATGTCGGCCATCGAACAGCCCGCCGCCAGGTCGGGCAGCACGACCTTCTGGTCGTCGGTGGTCAGGATGTCCGCGGACTCCGCCATGAAGTGCACGCCGCAGAAGACGATGTACTCGGCCTCCGGACGCGCCGCCGCGTCACGGGCGAGCTTGAACGAGTCGCCGGTCACATCCGCGAACTGGATGACCTCGTCGCGCTGGTAGTGGTGCCCGAGGACGAAGACCTTCTCGCCCAGCTTCTCCTTGGCCGCGCGGGCGCGCTCCACCAGGTCCGGGTCGGACGGGGAGGGCAGGTCGCCGGGGCATTCGACGCCGCGCTCGCTCTTGGGGTCGGCGTCGCGGCCGAGCAGGAGCAGGGCGAGGGGCGTCGGCTGGACGTCGAGTTCCTGGACGGGGTGGGCCGTGGTCACGTCACGCACCCTTTCTTCTCTGCGAGGGAAGCCTTTTCGTCTAATTGACGCTATCTATCATATCCGCTTCACGTCACTTTGACGATGCCGATAGCGTCGATGTGACGCATCCGCCTGCGGGGCCGGTGTGCGAGCATGAATGGAACAGGCAAGCGCTCGGCCCGGAATGAATCCGCGGCCTCGACGGTTGCAACGTCGGCAAGCAGTCTCCGTACAACCCGGGAGAGAAGCAGATGTCCGTATCGGACGAGACCACCACCGTGAGCGACGGCATCCTCCTGTCCGACGCCGCCGCAGCCAAGGTCAAGGGCCTGCTGGAGCAGGAAGGCCGCGATGACCTGGCGCTGCGCGTCGCCGTCCAGCCCGGCGGCTGCTCGGGCCTGCGTTACCAGCTCTTCTTCGATGAGCGTTCGCTGGACGGCGATGTCGTGAAGGACTTCGATGGCGTCAAGGTCGTCACCGACCGGATGAGCGCTCCGTACCTGGGCGGCGCCTCCGTCGACTTCGTCGACACCATCGAGAAGCAGGGCTTCACCATCGACAACCCGAACGCCACGGGTTCCTGCGCCTGCGGTGACTCCTTCAGCTAAGCGCGAAGCGGTCAGCTTCGGCCAAGGCACGAAGCGGCCGGCCGAGAGGCGACGGCGGTGACAGTACGGCGGCGGCCCCGGGATTCCGATCCCGGGGCCGCCGCCGTACGCGTGCGTGCGTCAGCCGCGCGGCACCACCGTGCCCGACGCCGCGTCGACCACGTTCCGCTCACCCAGCGGCTGGTCCAGCGTGACCGTGCGGGTCAGCTCCTCGGCGACCATGATGCAGACCTTGCCCGCCTCCGGCTTCGTCTCCGTCACGGACACCCGCACCGTGGAGCCGTCCTCGCTCGCGCTCGCCGCGTACGTGCTGCAGACGCCGCCCCAGAACGTCACCGAGAGCGTCCGCCCGTCGGCGCTGTACGACAGGAGCTTGCCGCCGGACTCCTTCGTTCCGTCGCCGCCCGGGGACTTCTCCGCCGGACCGTCCTTCGTCAGGTACGCCGGATCCACCGCGACCTGGGTGACGGTGTCGCCGGTGCCGCCCGCGCCCGGCCGCACCGTGAAGATCCAGGACGGCACGAGCAGCTGCTTGCCGTCCACGTACCGGGCCGCCAGGCCGAAGGTCGCCTTGTCGACCGTGACCGTCGTCGTGGACGGCTCCGCCCCGGTCCGCTTGCCGCAACCCATGGCTGACGGCTTCTCGCCGTTCTCCAGCGGTGCGGGGGTGGCGCAGTCGCCGGTCTTCGGCCCGCTCGGCGGCTGCGCTGCGTTCAGCTGCTTCAGCGCATCGTCCGCGCCGAGCACCGGATAGTCGGCGCCCTTCTCCAGGCCCTTCAACTGCCCGCTGCCGCCCGTCACTTCGCCGTCGGGGCCGACCTGGATCCCGGTAGCCCAGCCGTACGTCGGAAGTCCGCCCACCACCGGGTCGGCGTTCACCACCCGGACCGAGCCCATCAACTGGCGGGCGTCGAGGGCGGCGTCGTCCTGGCCGACCGCCTTCAGCACCGGGACCGCTGCCGCCTTCGCGGCCTTCTCGCTCACCGGTGTCCCCGAGCCGCCCGGCGCCACACGCTTGCTCGAACAGACCGTCTCGCTCTCGCAGTTGTCCGTGCCGCCGGAACCGTACCGGGCGAACGTCCAGGTCCCGGGGGCCTGCTTGGTCACCCGCAGCACCGGCCCCGAGCCGTCCCCGTCGGAGCCCACCTTCCAGGACGTGCCCTCGGCCCGCGGGGTGCCCTGCACGCCCAGCGCCTCGGCCAGCCGGGCCACCTCGGACGCCGACACGGTCCCGGTGGCGCGCTGGACGGCGGCCTTGTCCGGACCTTCCGGCAGAGCGCCGGACGCGCGGTAGGCCACCCGGCCGCCGTGGGGATCGGGCTCACCCGGCGCGATGCCCTGGGGCGGAGCCGAGGGGCGGGGGGAGGGCGTGGCCGGTCCGCCGGCCCGCTCGTCCAGGGAGAGGAGCGGGGGAGCGGCGCCGGAACTGTCCGCGGCGCCGCCGTTGCCGCCACCGCCGTCCGCCGCCGTCGCGGCCCAGTACGCGCCGCCGCCACCGGCCAGGAGTACGGCCGCCGCCACCGAGGCCACGGCGAGCGGCGAGCGCCGCCGGGGGCCGGTCACGTCGTTGTCGGGTCGATCGGTGCTCACCGGTTCGCTCCTTCGCCTCGTGCGTCAGGGCCCGGTCAGGGGCCCGTCCCGCTGGTGCGGACACCGTTGGGACGGGGCGCGGGCGCGCACGGTTCCCTCCCGGGGTGGCCGTTGCGACGAGGAGCCCGGCTGTCTCAGTCGCCGTACTCCGCCATCGCGTCGATCAGCCGGGCCGAGGCGGGCGGCACGGTCACGCCGTGAATGAGGGACGGCCCCACAGGGGTGGGGGCGACCTTGGTGGGTACCACCCAGTGCGGAGCCATCAGTGCGCAGTCTCCGCGCAGCTCGGCCAGAGTGGTCTCGGACTCACGCGGGGCGATGTTGTTCGGCATATCGGCACCGTAGGCACGCTTGAGCCCAGGGGGAAAGCCCTACTATCGGGTAGTTTTCCCCTCTTCGCCTGGTTGCCGGAACCCGGTAGCGTTAACTGTCACGCCGACCCGGGAACGCAGACATCGTTTCCCTCGACCTCCGCAGGAGCAGTCTCCCCGTGCGTATCGCAGTCACCGGCTCCATCGCCACTGACCACCTCATGACCTTCCCCGGCCGATTCGCCGACCAGCTGGTCGCCGATCAGCTGCACACGGTCTCGCTCTCCTTCCTGGTCGACAACCTGGACGTGCGCCGGGGAGGTGTCGCCGCCAACATCTGCTTCGGCATGGGCCTGCTCGGCACACGTCCGCTCCTGGTAGGCGCCGCGGGCTCCGACTTCGACGAGTACCGGGCCTGGCTCGACCGCCACGGCGTCGACACCGGGTCGGTGCGGATCTCCGAGGTCCTGCACACCGCCCGCTTCGTCTGCACGACCGACGCCGACCACAACCAGATCGGCTCCTTCTATACGGGTGCCATGAGCGAGGCCCGGCTGATCGAGCTGAAGGCCGTCGCCGACCGCGTGGGCGGCCTCGACCTCGTCTCCATCGGCGCCGACGACCCCGAGGGGATGCTCCGCCACACCGAGGAGTGCCGCTCCCGCGGGATTCCGTTCGCCGCGGACTTCTCGCAGCAGATCGCGCGGATGGACGGCGACGAGATCCGCATCCTGCTCGACGGCGCCACGTACCTCTTCTCCAACGAGTACGAGAAGGGGCTCATCGAGTCCAAGACCGGCTGGACCGACGCCGAGATCCTCGCCAAGGTCGGCCACCGGGTCACCACCCTCGGCGCCCGGGGCGTGCGGATCGAGCGCGTCGGCGAGGAGCCGATCGAGGTCGGCTGCCCGGAGGAGAACGTCAAGGCCGACCCGACCGGCGTCGGCGACGCCTTCCGTGCCGGATTCCTCTCCGGTCTCGCCTGGGGTGTCAGCCTGGAGCGCGCCGCCCAGGTCGGCTGCATGCTCGCCACCCTGGTCATCGAGACGGTCGGCACCCAGGAGTACACCCTGCACCGCACCCACTTCATGGACCGCTTCACCAAGGCGTACGGACATGACGCCGCGGCCGAGGTGCGCACGCACCTCGTGTAAGAGGTCTTCAGGACAGCCGGCGGACCACATAGGCCGAGCCCCGGTCCGCCGGCTCCTCACCCACGTACTCCTGCTCACGCATCGCACACCAGGCCGGAATGTCGAGGCGCGCCGCCTCGTCGTCGGACAGGACCGTCACCGTCCCGCCCACCGGTACCTCTCCGATCACCTTTGCGAGCTCGATCACCGGAACCGGGCAGCGCCTCCCGAGCGCGTCGACGACCAGCGAGGGCACAGCGGCGGGGGAGGGGGCGATCGCGGCGGGGGCGCCCAGCTTCTCCCGTACCCCTGCCACCGCCGGGGGCAGCACCTCCAGGAAGCGGTCGACGTCCTCCTCGGACGTGCCCGCCGGCAGCGACACCCGGACATTGCCCTCCGAGAGCACCCCCATCGCCCTGAGCACATGGCTGGGCGTCAGGGTGCTGCTCGTGCAGGACGAACCGGACGATACGGAGAATCCGGACCGGTCCAGCTCATGGAGCAGGGTCTCTCCGTCGACATAGAGACAGGAGAAGGTGACCAGATGCGGCAGCCGCCGCACCGGATCGCCGACGACCTCCACATCGGGCACCAGCTCCGGCACCCGGGCCCGGATCCGGTCGACCATGGCCCGCAGCCGCGGCGCCTCGGCGGCCGCCTCGGCCCGCACCGCCCGCAGGGACGCCGCCGCGGCCACGATCGCCGGGATGTCCTCGAATCCGGCCGCCCGCCCCGACTCCCGTTCGTCCGTGGGGCCTTGGGCCGCGAACCGCACGCCCTTGCGCACCGCGAGGAGCCCGACCCCGGCCGGGCCGCCCCACTTGTGGGCGCTCGCCGTCAGCAGCGACCAGCCGGCCGGCACCGGACCCCACCCCAGTGACTGGGCGGCGTCCACCAGCAGCGGCACCCCCGCGGCCCGGCAGAGCTCGGCCACCTCGGCCACCGGCTGTTCGGTGCCCACCTCGTGGTTGGCGGACTGCAGACAGGCCAGCGCGGTGTCTTCGCGCAGCGCGTTCGCGTAGGCCTGCGCGCCGACCGCGCCCGTACCGTCCACCGGGACCTCGGTGAAGGTTCCGCCCCCGCTCTCGTGGGTGGCGGCCGAATGGAGCACCGACGAGTGTTCGACCGCCGACACCACCAGATGGCGGCCGACACGCCGACGCCCCGCAAGAGCTCCGGAAATTCCGGAATGGACCGCCCGCGTGCCCGACGAGGTGAAAGTCAGCTCGTCGGGACGGCAGCCGACGGCCTCCGCGGCGGCCTCCCGGGCCGCGTCCAGCAGCAGCCGGGCACGCCGTCCCTCCCGGTGGAGACGGGCCGGGTCGGCCCATCCCTCGTCCAGCGCGGCAAGCAGCGCCTGACGGGCGACGGGATGGAGGGGGGCGGCGGACGCGGCGTCGAAGTAGGGCACCCGGCCACGCTAGCCCGGCCCCGGCCACGGCCCGCGACCCGGCTGCCCGGACCGGAGGGAAAGGGGGCGTCAGATGGCGGCCGGAGCCCCGGATTCCACCCCTTCGGGGAGTCGGGCGGCGCGTTGGGCACCCTCCCCGCGCGACCCCAAATAGCGTCCAGTAGGGTTTGGTCCGCATAAACATCCAAACCCCTGCCCGCGTCAGGGCCGGCGACCGACCAGCGAGACGGGCGCGCCGACCGTGCGGGCGAGACTCTCGGGAAGGCGCTACGTGAGTCCCAACGGCTCCGACCGCTTGTCGCGGCGCCCGATGCGGCGGAAGCTGCCGCAGGTGCTGACTGCGGGCCTGGTCCTGGCGACGGCCTCCGGTTGTTCATACAACTGGCAGGATTTCCCCCGCCTCGGTATGCCCACCCCGGTAACGGAAGAGGCTCCTCGGATCCTTTCCCTCTGGCAGGGCTCGTGGGCGGCAGCGCTCGCCACGGGTGTCCTTGTCTGGGGACTGATCATCTGGAGCGTCATCTTCCACCGGCGCAGCCGCACCAAGGTGGAGGTACCTCCGCAGACCCGGTACAACATGCCCATCGAGGCGCTGTACACCGTGGTCCCTCTGATCATCGTCTCGGTGTTGTTCTACTTCACCGCGCGCGACGAGACGAAGCTCCTTTCGCTCTCCCCGAAGCCCGCCCACACCGTCAACGTGGTCGGCTTCCAGTGGAGCTGGGGCTTCAACTACATCGAGAACGTGGACGGCTCAGCCGCCACGGGCAACGAGGTCCCCAAGGAGCTCGACGCCATCCCGGACAGGTTCCGCAAGGACTTCCCCAAGGGTGCGGACGGCGTCTACGACGTCGGCGTCCCGGGGACCAGGAACCCGCAGACCGGCAACCCCGGCCCGACGCTGTGGCTGCCCAAGGGCGAGAAGGTCCGCTTCATCCTGACTTCGCGTGACGTCATCCACTCCTTCTGGGTGGTGCCGTTCCTCATGAAGCAGGACGTCATTCCGGGCCACACCAACGCCTTCGAGGTGACTCCCAACCAGGAGGGCACCTTCATGGGCAAGTGCGCCGAGCTCTGCGGCGCCGACCACTCCCGGATGCTCTTCAACGTCAAGGTCGTCTCCCCGGAGCGCTACCAGGCGCACCTCAAGGAGCTGGCGAAGAAGGGCCAGACGGGCTATGTGCCGGCCGGCATCGAGCAGACCGACCCGGCCAGGAATGCGGAGACGAACAAACTGTGAGCATCCTCAATGAACCTCAGGGTGCCGCGGCAGCAGACGACTCGTACGAGGACGAGCTGCCGGTCCGGCGCAAGCAGCCGGGAAACGTCGTCATCAAGTGGCTGACCACCACTGACCACAAGACGATCGGCACGATGTACCTGGTCACGTCGTTCGCGTTCTTCTGCATCGGCGGACTGATGGCGCTCTTCATGCGCGCCGAGCTGGCCCGTCCGGGCACGCAGATCATGTCGAACGAGCAGTTCAACCAGGCGTTCACGATGCACGGCACGATCATGCTGCTGATGTTCGCGACGCCGCTGTTCGCCGGATTCGCGAACTGGATCATGCCGCTGCAGATCGGCGCGCCCGATGTGGCGTTCCCGCGGCTGAACATGTTCGCGTACTGGCTGTACCTCTTCGGCTCGATCCTCGCGGTGGCCGGCTTCCTCACCCCGCAGGGCGCGGCCGACTTCGGCTGGTTCGCCTACTCCCCGCTGTCGGACGCGGTCCGCTCGCCGGGCGTCGGCGCCGACATGTGGATCATGGGTCTGGCCTTCTCCGGCTTCGGCACGATCCTCGGTTCGGTCAACTTCATCACCACGATCATCTGCATGCGCGCACCCGGCATGACGATGTTCCGTATGCCGATCTTCGTCTGGAACGTCCTGCTGACCGGTGTGCTGGTCCTGCTGGCCTTCCCGGTGCTGGCGGCGGCGCTCTTCGCGCTGGAGGCGGACCGAAAATTCGGTGCGCATATCTTCGACGCGTCCAACGGCGG
This genomic interval from Streptomyces sp. NBC_00464 contains the following:
- the nadA gene encoding quinolinate synthase NadA; translated protein: MRDVTTAHPVQELDVQPTPLALLLLGRDADPKSERGVECPGDLPSPSDPDLVERARAAKEKLGEKVFVLGHHYQRDEVIQFADVTGDSFKLARDAAARPEAEYIVFCGVHFMAESADILTTDDQKVVLPDLAAGCSMADMATAEQVAECWDVLTEAGVAEQVVPVSYMNSSADIKAFTGRHGGTICTSSNAKRALEWAFEQGEKVLFLPDQHLGRNTAVRDMGMTLEDCVLYNPHKPNGGLTAEELRNAKMILWRGHCSVHGRFSVESVNDVRARIPGVNVLVHPECKHEVVAAADYVGSTEYIIKALEAAPAGSKWAIGTELNLVRRLANRFAAEDKEIVFLDKTVCFCSTMNRIDLPHLVWTLESLAEGNLVNRIEVDPETEKYAKLALERMLALP
- a CDS encoding HesB/IscA family protein; translated protein: MSVSDETTTVSDGILLSDAAAAKVKGLLEQEGRDDLALRVAVQPGGCSGLRYQLFFDERSLDGDVVKDFDGVKVVTDRMSAPYLGGASVDFVDTIEKQGFTIDNPNATGSCACGDSFS
- a CDS encoding carbohydrate kinase family protein encodes the protein MRIAVTGSIATDHLMTFPGRFADQLVADQLHTVSLSFLVDNLDVRRGGVAANICFGMGLLGTRPLLVGAAGSDFDEYRAWLDRHGVDTGSVRISEVLHTARFVCTTDADHNQIGSFYTGAMSEARLIELKAVADRVGGLDLVSIGADDPEGMLRHTEECRSRGIPFAADFSQQIARMDGDEIRILLDGATYLFSNEYEKGLIESKTGWTDAEILAKVGHRVTTLGARGVRIERVGEEPIEVGCPEENVKADPTGVGDAFRAGFLSGLAWGVSLERAAQVGCMLATLVIETVGTQEYTLHRTHFMDRFTKAYGHDAAAEVRTHLV
- a CDS encoding cysteine desulfurase/sulfurtransferase TusA family protein: MPYFDAASAAPLHPVARQALLAALDEGWADPARLHREGRRARLLLDAAREAAAEAVGCRPDELTFTSSGTRAVHSGISGALAGRRRVGRHLVVSAVEHSSVLHSAATHESGGGTFTEVPVDGTGAVGAQAYANALREDTALACLQSANHEVGTEQPVAEVAELCRAAGVPLLVDAAQSLGWGPVPAGWSLLTASAHKWGGPAGVGLLAVRKGVRFAAQGPTDERESGRAAGFEDIPAIVAAAASLRAVRAEAAAEAPRLRAMVDRIRARVPELVPDVEVVGDPVRRLPHLVTFSCLYVDGETLLHELDRSGFSVSSGSSCTSSTLTPSHVLRAMGVLSEGNVRVSLPAGTSEEDVDRFLEVLPPAVAGVREKLGAPAAIAPSPAAVPSLVVDALGRRCPVPVIELAKVIGEVPVGGTVTVLSDDEAARLDIPAWCAMREQEYVGEEPADRGSAYVVRRLS
- the ctaC gene encoding aa3-type cytochrome oxidase subunit II encodes the protein MSPNGSDRLSRRPMRRKLPQVLTAGLVLATASGCSYNWQDFPRLGMPTPVTEEAPRILSLWQGSWAAALATGVLVWGLIIWSVIFHRRSRTKVEVPPQTRYNMPIEALYTVVPLIIVSVLFYFTARDETKLLSLSPKPAHTVNVVGFQWSWGFNYIENVDGSAATGNEVPKELDAIPDRFRKDFPKGADGVYDVGVPGTRNPQTGNPGPTLWLPKGEKVRFILTSRDVIHSFWVVPFLMKQDVIPGHTNAFEVTPNQEGTFMGKCAELCGADHSRMLFNVKVVSPERYQAHLKELAKKGQTGYVPAGIEQTDPARNAETNKL